From the genome of Danio rerio strain Tuebingen ecotype United States chromosome 2, GRCz12tu, whole genome shotgun sequence, one region includes:
- the si:dkey-127k13.1 gene encoding uncharacterized protein si:dkey-127k13.1, whose translation MVAGMSSSDESLKRQRNPHRTCRTDSTQVNEPVSGGTESITHNKRTTAPQDLILVKSCGRRATENKPQAANQNAPPCLRKSRHQVTNINGCVSKKSHQPEQVLPRKIATPKYQIKTAYKGRRKKNVEASEKKVAASKAKLDVLDNLCSEQHLSSQKPKRTHHQNSKRTQNHQTPSDVSTGVYTCTTLSPCRCKEDSCCHTNRPQAPLQDRLQFTSLLSSTSNSDLKSLSPQTGQNSCVPHSEPDVLKSSLEKRPPTDASPSPQRARGRPKGNNNKVQEDPSSFSPVKHSRESTECPVEYPKRFLHSSSDLQCLSPQTAENSFAPNNHQNARKSSLKKRPPADALPSPQRARGRPKRNNNKVQEDPSSSSPVKHSRESTECPVEYPKRFLHSSSDLQCLSPQTAENTCAPNNYQNARKSRLKKRPPADALPSPQRARGRPKGSKNKKVQERPSASPSEKYSRKHEMPLVESCSQKHLSSPWNSHLQPLKPKTDDNSFAPYNDPNARESQQEKRPPADASSSTPSRPRAGPKGSTTKKIQKKSSISPPVKCSRKFTECLAASHTPKQKRLQSSPLLSSTPSSHHLPLIPLRADNNPTPNATKSRLKKRPPADASPSTPQRPRGRPKGSMNKKVQEGASVSPPVKRSRKFTECLAESHTPKQKRLKSSPLLSSTPSSHLQPLTSKREDNNPAPNATKSRLEKRPPADASPSTPQRTRGRSKGSTNKKVQEGASVSPPVKRSRKSTEFPAEMQTLSSPCSENQEPEPNESDQTMSSDLSIELSLHEDPHLLNHSLFMQEEKDDQDDDDDDEELPSFLGQDSKKPLSISEGLCVWCKMWKYPYWPAVVKSVNRKNKKASIIFIDCDLSDQKRAKKGFTVSLRNLKPFDCEDYEKLVDMAKEKYGSAITWSVELISDYRIRIGCGSFSGSFIEYCAADISCPVRRKYSEGKSVLTFPSQEILGEKCDISENSAEDICAEDQDELLSQKRNLPDRAKAARTRANEQLVDFIIRGKVENHLLAIISESSAWMQALQKPFRQVVCPVLYLEDEGQVDKVYQYLHDLCETAPQINTSPENVQVVRVRLILDVLLPKAIIYAIAGVHNLSLEKAEEKYHKGPRFSNRERQEFDMMIERQMKLKEITQRHRR comes from the exons ATGGTTGCAGGAATGAGTTCTTCAGATGAGTCTTTAAAGCGCCAAAGGAATCCTCACAGGACCTGTCGCACAGACTCTACACAAGTCAACGAACCAGTTTCAGGTGGCACCGAATCAATTACTCATAATAAAAGAACCACAGCACCTCAAGATCTGATTCTTGTGAAGTCATGTGGAAGGAGAGCAACTGAGAACAAACCACAAGCAGCAAACCAAAATGCTCCTCCTTGTTTAAGGAAATCAAGACACCAGGTTACAAATATAAATGGATGTGTATCTAAAAAGTCACATCAACCTGAGCAGGTCTTGCCTCGAAAAATCGCCACCCCCAAATATCAAATAAAGACAGCTTACAagggaagaagaaaaaagaatgtTGAAGCAAGTGAGAAAAAGGTAGCTGCTAGCAAAGCTAAATTGGATGTACTAGACAATTTGTGCTCAGAACAACACTTAAGCTCTCAAAAACCTAAAAGGACACATCATCAAAACTCTAAACGAACTCAAAATCATCAGACTCCTTCTGATGTTTCGACAGGTGTTTACACGTGTACTACATTATCTCCTTGTCGTTGCAAGGAGGATTCATGCTGCCACACTAACAGACCACAAGCCCCATTACAGGACAGACTCCAGTTTACCTCTCTCCTCAGCTCCACCTCAAACTCTGACCTCAAGTCCCTGTCGCCACAAACAGGTCAGAATAGTTGTGTACCACATAGTGAGCCGGATGTCTTAAAGTCCAGCCTAGAAAAG AGACCTCCGACAGATGCCTCACCATCACCTCAGAGAGCCAGAGGAAGGCCGAAAGGCAACAATAATAAAGTACAAGAGGATCCAAGTTCTTTTTCACCAGTGAAACACAGCAGGGAGTCCACAGAGTGTCCTGTTGAATACCCAAAACGTTTTCTCCACAGCTCCTCTGACCTCCAATGCTTATCACCACAAACAGCTGAGAACAGTTTTGCACCAAACAATCATCAGAATGCCCGAAAGTCCAGTCTAAAAAAG AGACCTCCTGCAGACGCCTTACCATCACCTCAGAGAGCCAGAGGAAGGCCGAAACGCAACAATAATAAAGTACAAGAGGATCCAAGTTCTTCTTCACCAGTGAAACACAGCAGGGAGTCCACAGAGTGTCCTGTTGAATATCCGAAACGTTTTCTCCACAGCTCCTCTGACCTCCAATGTTTATCACCACAAACAGCTGAGAACACTTGTGCACCAAACAATTATCAGAATGCCCGAAAGTCCAGGCTAAAAAAG AGACCTCCTGCAGACGCCTTACCGTCACCTCAGAGAGCCAGAGGAAGGCCGAAAGGCAGCAAGAATAAGAAAGTACAGGAGCGGCCAAGTGCATCTCCATCAGAGAAATACAGCCGGAAGCATGAAATGCCTCTTGTTGAATCCTGCAGCCAAAAACATCTCAGCTCCCCCTGGAACTCCCACCTCCAACCCCTGAAACCAAAAACAGATGACAATAGTTTTGCGCCATACAATGATCCAAATGCCAGAGAGTCTCAACAAGAAAAG AGACCTCCTGCAGATGCCTCATCATCAACACCGTCAAGACCCAGAGCTGGCCCGAAAGGCAGCACTACTAAGAAAATACAGAAGAAGTCAAGTATCTCTCCACCAGTGAAATGCAGCAGGAAATTCACAGAGTGTCTTGCTGCATCCCACACCCCTAAACAGAAAAGGCTTCAGTCCAGTCCTCTCCTTAGCTCCACCCCAAGCTCTCATCACCTACCCCTAATACCATTAAGAGCAGACAATAATCCAACACCAAATGCCACAAAGTCTAGACTAAAAAAG AGACCTCCTGCAGACGCCTCACCATCAACACCTCAGAGACCCAGAGGAAGACCAAAAGGCAGCATGAATAAGAAAGTACAGGAGGGGGCAAGTGTTTCTCCACCAGTGAAACGCAGCAGGAAATTCACAGAGTGTCTTGCTGAATCCCACACTCCAAAACAGAAAAGGCTTAAGTCCAGTCCTCTCCTAAGCTCCACCCCAAGCTCTCATCTCCAACCCCTGACATCAAAAAGAGAAGACAATAATCCAGCACCAAATGCCACAAAGTCTAGACTAGAAAAG AGACCTCCTGCAGACGCCTCACCATCAACACCTCAGAGAACCAGAGGAAGATCAAAAGGCAGCACGAATAAGAAAGTACAGGAGGGGGCAAGTGTTTCTCCACCAGTGAAACGCAGCAGGAAGAGCACAGAGTTTCCTGCTGAAATGCAAACTCTGAGTAGTCCTTGCTCTGAAAACCAGGAACCAGAGCCAAATGAGTCAG ATCAAACCATGTCCTCTGACCTGTCCATTGAGCTGAGCCTGCATGAGGATCCTCATCTTCTCAACCACTCACTCTTCATGCAAGAGGAGAAAGATGATcaggatgatgatgacgatgacgaGGAGCTGCCCAGCTTTTTGGGGCAGGACAGTAAAA AGCCTTTGTCGATCTCAGAGGGACTTTGTGTGTGGTGCAAAATGTGGAAATACCCTTACTGGCCTGCGGTG GTTAAAAGTGTAAATCGCAAGAACAAAAAAGCCAGCATTATATTTATCGATTGTGACCTAAGTGACCAAAAAAGAGCTAAAAAAGG GTTTACCGTGTCTCTGAGAAACTTAAAACCGTTTGATTGTGAGGACTATGAAAAATTGGTG GATATGGCAAAAGAGAAGTATGGCAGTGCCATAACCTGGTCTGTTGAACTGATTTCAGACTACAGAATCCGCATTG gtTGTGGATCTTTTTCTGGCTCCTTCATTGAATATTGTGCTGCTGACATCA GTTGCCCGGTCAGAAGGAAGTACTCTGAGGGAAAATCTGTGCTGACCTTTCCTAGTCAGGAGATTCTGGGTGAGAAATGTGACATCTCTGAAAATAGTGCAGAGGACATCTGTGCAGAAGACCAAGATGAGCTCCTTTCGCAGAAAAGGAACCTGCCTGACCGAGCCAAGGCAGCACGTACCCGTGCCAACGAGCAGTTGGTGGACTTCATAATCAGAGGAAAAGTTGAAAACCATTTGCTG GCCATCATCAGCGAGTCATCTGCATGGATGCAAGCCCTCCAGAAGCCTTTTCGGCAGGTGGTTTGCCCAGTCCTCTATTTGGAGGACGAGGGGCAGGTTGATAAGGTGTACCAGTATCTGCATGATCTCTGTGAAACTGCACCTCAAATAAACACCTCTCCAGAAAACGTCCAGGTGGTCCGGGTCCGCCTCATTCTAGATGTGCTTCTGCCTAAG GCCATTATCTATGCCATTGCCGGAGTCCACAATCTTTCCCTGGAGAAGGCCGAGGAGAAGTATCACAAAGGGCCACGTTTTAGTAACAG AGAAAGACAAGAGTTTGACATGATGATCGAACGCCAGATGAAGCTTAAGGAAATCACACAGCGTCATAGACGGTGA